One genomic window of Salvelinus alpinus chromosome 9, SLU_Salpinus.1, whole genome shotgun sequence includes the following:
- the cart2 gene encoding cocaine- and amphetamine-regulated transcript 2 — MESSKLWTRAVVCTALLSTLCGAETSDSEMEVDLETRNIHDFYPQNPNLTNEKRLLGALHEVLKKLQTKRINPWEKKFGQVPTCDVGEHCAVRKGARIGKMCDCPRGAFCNFFLLKCL; from the exons ATGGAGAGCTCTAAACTGTGGACGAGAGCGGTAGTTTGTACAGCGCTGCTGTCCACCCTATGTGGTGCTGAAACGAGCGACTCAGAAATGGAAGTGGATTTGGAAACGAGAAACATTCACGACTTCTATCCACAAAATCCGAATCTAACGAACGAAAAACGTCTT CTTGGCGCTCTACACGAAGTTCTCAAAAAACTGCAGACCAAAAGAATTAATCCATGGGAAAAGAAATTTGGACAAGTTCCCACT TGCGACGTGGGGGAGCATTGCGCAGTGAGGAAAGGCGCTCGAATCGGCAAAATGTGCGACTGTCCACGGGGAGCTTTCTGCAACTTCTTTCTGTTGAAGTGCTTGTGA